GCCGGGCTGAAATACGGACCTGTTCAAGCCGATGGCAATTTGACTACACTTGCCACAAGAACTGAATTCCCATTGATTGAGTCGGAGCAGGAATTTGATCATACGGGCGTTTTTGTGCTGCCAGCGGAACAAATCAGCCGGACCGCAGAACATTTAAGCAATTCCAAAGACGCTACAGTTCTGGGAAATGTCTCCAAAGATGATCTGGTATTCTTGGTATCCCTCTGGACGGACTCGGGAACAAACTTGTTAATTGACTGGTGGACTGCAGCCGAACTTATTGCGGAAGGGGAACAGCCCAAAACACCGGAGCAGTGGATTCCCCTGACGGAACATACTGAACGGGACGGCGGCGGCTCGGTTGCCGGCTTGCTCGTTTATAATGATGTGGCGAACAGATCCGACCGGGCAAAATTCCGCCTGAAAAAGGTCGGTGGTCAGCTTACATTCGAGACGGAACTAATGCCAATACACAACTAGACCC
The Candidatus Neomarinimicrobiota bacterium genome window above contains:
- a CDS encoding heavy-metal-associated domain-containing protein, with the protein product MQGALEEVAGVEDIFVTFDRREAVVRYDADTTNIRELEEAVAASGGYIAGLKYGPVQADGNLTTLATRTEFPLIESEQEFDHTGVFVLPAEQISRTAEHLSNSKDATVLGNVSKDDLVFLVSLWTDSGTNLLIDWWTAAELIAEGEQPKTPEQWIPLTEHTERDGGGSVAGLLVYNDVANRSDRAKFRLKKVGGQLTFETELMPIHN